From Scomber scombrus chromosome 9, fScoSco1.1, whole genome shotgun sequence, one genomic window encodes:
- the LOC133985943 gene encoding transmembrane protein 271-like, giving the protein MKLSGKGLCTVFSSTLLFVCALSEVVVGLRCVSLGSTVRAHFHLGAAAGAFYSGLFVGIGQVLLGTALLCCMEKPGCRNFFLLGVVVFLLGVLTAFSGAVVDGDTASLVERKYSHYCFNSVVVNPACEQLRDYQRSLVISTVLSTLECLLGLINLVIIKRYKTEQFSRSRQSQRQRARAIIFREERDCSSVDFQPVSYINLGVFNVFDETGAEVQCGGHPSIELPGYSPTDPELNHCFPFSYPLPSELPPAYEDIFPAEACNT; this is encoded by the coding sequence ATGAAGTTGAGTGGGAAAGGACTGTGCACCGTCTTCTCCAGCACCCTCCTCTTCGTGTGCGCCCTGAGCGAAGTTGTCGTTGGATTAAGATGCGTCTCTCTGGGATCTACGGTCAGAGCGCATTTCCACCTCGGCGCCGCGGCCGGAGCTTTCTACTCCGGGCTATTTGTGGGAATCGGGCAAGTCCTGCTGGGCACCGCTCTGCTCTGTTGCATGGAAAAGCCCGGCTGCAGGAATTTCTTTCTCCTCGGTGTTGTTGTCTTCTTGTTGGGAGTCCTCACCGCCTTCTCCGGCGCTGTGGTGGACGGGGACACGGCTTCTCTGGTGGAGAGGAAATATTCCCATTACTGCTTCAACTCTGTGGTTGTGAACCCTGCCTGCGAGCAGCTGAGGGATTACCAGCGGAGTCTGGTCATCTCCACTGTTCTCAGCACCTTGGAGTGCCTCCTCGGGCTCATCAACCTGGTGATCATCAAAAGGTACAAAACAGAGCAGTTTTCTAGGAGCAGACAGTCTCAGAGGCAGAGAGCCAGGGCGATCATCTTCAGAGAGGAGCGGGACTGCTCCTCGGTGGATTTCCAGCCGGTGTCTTACATCAATTTgggtgtttttaatgtgtttgacGAGACAGGTGCAGAAGTGCAGTGCGGGGGACACCCTTCCATCGAGCTGCCGGGATACTCGCCCACGGACCCGGAGCTCAATCATTGCTTCCCTTTCTCCTACCCGCTCCCCAGTGAACTACCGCCTGCATACGAAGACATCTTCCCCGCTGAGGCATGCAACACATAG